From Solidesulfovibrio sp., the proteins below share one genomic window:
- a CDS encoding diguanylate cyclase — protein sequence MKRIPFSRRIGTKIIGLYLLALLPLVTVIAALNVHLRQDALDRGRSQLLRLAYEAAGAQETMVHDLTRLLRNFVALPEVQDMDLPALDAILRRRIETRPAVSNMFVCDPRGEVVASARKPFAGLNSAHRRYFREAVAATGLVAGEYLIGRVTGNPVLHFSLAIPGPGGAVRGVAVVSLDLRALSDAFARIGLPGGVRAATLDVRGNVLARYPDSGALLPEDWRREFVREALAGEQASGTVLARREDGVEMIRAYKALRLDGETAGPYGLVLVGMPVSSALGQARDMLLVSAGVSVGSLCLAVGLVVVLGRGRIGRRLEVLAGFAASLTEDRVCRLPPRFGHDEIGLLGERLVEMSCTLHEKNERLAEAMASLGRERDQLSTVVGQLREAHDALERLASQDCLTGLRNRRCFNEKMLVELDRFVRYGTPFSLVLFDIDDFKRINDTYGHPFGDEVLRRLGYLTLGMVRSVDEAYRIGGEEFALILPETEGENARVLAERLRERVAAQSVAADPETAVRFTVSLGVAQAHTGVAEAKDLFAVADNALYKAKRTGKNRSVLVADSSAVVMAS from the coding sequence ATGAAGCGCATCCCTTTTTCCCGCCGCATCGGAACCAAGATCATCGGCCTGTATCTGCTGGCCTTGTTGCCCCTTGTCACGGTGATCGCCGCCCTTAACGTGCATCTCCGCCAGGATGCGCTGGATCGCGGCCGCAGTCAGCTGTTGCGCCTTGCCTATGAAGCGGCCGGCGCCCAGGAGACCATGGTCCATGACCTCACGCGCCTGTTGCGCAATTTCGTGGCCCTGCCCGAGGTCCAGGACATGGACCTCCCGGCCCTGGACGCGATCTTGCGGCGGCGGATCGAAACGCGGCCCGCCGTCAGCAACATGTTCGTCTGCGACCCCCGGGGCGAGGTGGTCGCCTCGGCCCGCAAGCCCTTTGCCGGCCTCAACAGCGCCCATCGCCGCTATTTCCGGGAGGCCGTCGCGGCAACGGGCCTGGTGGCCGGCGAATATCTGATCGGCCGGGTGACGGGCAATCCCGTGCTGCATTTTTCCCTGGCCATCCCGGGGCCGGGCGGCGCCGTGCGCGGGGTGGCCGTGGTCTCGCTCGATCTGCGGGCCCTGTCGGACGCGTTTGCCCGCATCGGCCTGCCCGGCGGCGTCCGGGCCGCCACCCTCGACGTCAGGGGCAACGTCCTGGCCCGGTATCCCGACAGCGGGGCGTTGCTGCCCGAGGACTGGCGCCGGGAGTTCGTCCGGGAAGCCCTGGCCGGCGAGCAGGCCAGCGGCACCGTGCTGGCCAGGCGGGAGGACGGGGTGGAGATGATCCGGGCCTACAAGGCGTTGCGCCTGGACGGGGAAACGGCCGGCCCCTACGGCCTGGTCCTGGTCGGCATGCCGGTTTCCTCGGCCCTGGGCCAGGCTCGGGACATGCTGCTCGTTTCGGCCGGTGTTTCCGTGGGCTCCCTGTGCCTGGCCGTCGGCCTGGTGGTGGTGCTGGGCCGGGGGCGCATCGGCCGGCGGCTCGAGGTCCTGGCCGGATTCGCCGCCTCCCTGACCGAGGACAGGGTCTGCCGGCTGCCGCCGCGCTTCGGCCACGACGAGATCGGGTTGCTGGGCGAGCGGCTGGTGGAGATGTCGTGCACGCTGCACGAGAAAAACGAACGCCTGGCCGAGGCCATGGCCAGCCTCGGGCGCGAGCGCGACCAGCTTTCCACGGTGGTCGGGCAGCTTCGCGAGGCCCATGACGCCCTGGAGCGCCTGGCCAGCCAGGACTGCCTGACCGGACTGCGCAACCGCCGCTGCTTCAACGAGAAGATGCTGGTCGAGCTGGACCGGTTCGTGCGCTATGGCACGCCGTTTTCCCTGGTGCTGTTCGATATCGACGACTTCAAGCGGATAAACGATACCTACGGCCATCCGTTCGGCGATGAGGTCCTGCGCCGGCTCGGGTATCTGACACTCGGGATGGTGCGTTCCGTGGACGAGGCCTACCGCATCGGCGGGGAGGAATTCGCCCTGATCCTGCCGGAAACCGAGGGGGAAAACGCCAGGGTGCTGGCCGAACGGCTGCGCGAGCGGGTGGCGGCCCAGTCCGTGGCGGCGGACCCGGAGACGGCCGTCCGCTTCACCGTGAGCCTGGGCGTGGCCCAGGCCCATACCGGCGTCGCCGAGGCCAAGGATCTGTTCGCCGTGGCCGATAACGCCCTGTACAAGGCCAAGCGCACGGGAAAAAACCGCAGCGTGCTTGTGGCGGACAGCAGCGCTGTTGTCATGGCGTCCTGA
- a CDS encoding methyl-accepting chemotaxis protein, producing MKHRSITTKLFSIIGMFAVAFVVLGGFCYQSLHGIVVDGEVYEAITRNKDLIADILPPPAFIIESYATAMDILESRDRAAIAALTEKLQGLRQEYQDRQAFWRQSPISPRAQSLLTAASADPATRFYDAAFGSFLPAVAAGDQDTARDVFFGTLRPLYLAHRAVIENLAKVAGEEVTAIETGARDRIRATLVGLGLFSLAVFAGAIAFALFVSRQITRPMRRLLEYSKRTSEGNFEEAPAIEQRDEIGILARHVSAMVHNLARLVEESRATGERARHEAANAHQCKLEAECAKDDMQKRQESLLATADSLVAVAEALEQAMEAIAHQVDASNDGARAQSHQLEETATAMDQMAGTVLEVAKNAGDASLAAARARDKAVTGAGAVAEVVRGIDAVSTLADSLKEDMGHLGRRADGIGRIIGVITDIADQTNLLALNAAIEAARAGDAGRGFAVVADEVRKLAEKTMTATREVGQAVTGIQEETHKTVDSVDRAVSGIAQTTATARRSGAALGEIVSLVDAVAGQVQSIAAASEEQSAAGEEINRAIDGINRISSDTAQAMAASVTALERLRGQSEVLSGLIEAMRRQGGQALPDLAAMEPVAP from the coding sequence ATGAAACATCGCAGCATCACGACCAAGCTTTTTTCCATCATCGGCATGTTCGCCGTGGCTTTTGTCGTACTGGGAGGGTTTTGCTACCAAAGCCTGCACGGCATCGTGGTCGACGGCGAGGTCTACGAAGCCATCACCCGCAACAAGGACCTGATCGCCGACATCCTGCCGCCGCCCGCCTTCATCATCGAAAGCTACGCCACGGCCATGGATATCCTGGAAAGCCGCGACCGGGCCGCGATCGCCGCCCTGACCGAAAAACTCCAGGGGCTGCGCCAGGAATACCAGGACCGCCAGGCCTTCTGGCGGCAAAGCCCCATCAGCCCCCGGGCGCAGTCCCTGCTCACCGCGGCGTCCGCCGATCCGGCCACGCGTTTCTACGACGCCGCCTTCGGCAGCTTCCTGCCGGCCGTGGCCGCCGGCGACCAGGACACGGCCCGGGACGTCTTTTTCGGCACGCTGCGCCCGCTTTACCTGGCCCACCGCGCGGTCATCGAAAACCTGGCCAAGGTGGCCGGCGAGGAAGTGACGGCCATCGAAACCGGCGCGCGGGACCGGATCCGCGCCACGCTCGTCGGCCTTGGCCTGTTCTCCCTGGCCGTGTTCGCCGGGGCCATCGCCTTCGCCCTGTTCGTGTCCCGCCAGATCACCCGGCCCATGCGCAGGCTGCTGGAGTATTCCAAGCGCACCAGCGAGGGGAATTTCGAGGAAGCGCCGGCCATCGAGCAGCGCGACGAAATCGGCATCCTGGCCAGGCACGTCAGCGCCATGGTGCACAACCTGGCCCGCCTGGTCGAGGAGAGCCGCGCCACCGGCGAAAGGGCCCGCCACGAGGCCGCCAACGCCCACCAATGCAAGCTCGAGGCCGAATGCGCCAAGGACGACATGCAAAAACGCCAAGAAAGCCTGCTCGCCACCGCCGACAGCCTCGTGGCCGTGGCCGAGGCCCTGGAACAGGCCATGGAGGCCATCGCCCACCAGGTGGACGCCTCCAACGACGGCGCCCGGGCCCAGTCGCATCAACTGGAGGAGACGGCCACGGCCATGGACCAGATGGCGGGCACGGTCCTGGAAGTGGCCAAGAACGCCGGCGACGCCTCCCTGGCCGCCGCCCGGGCCAGGGACAAGGCCGTCACGGGGGCGGGAGCCGTGGCCGAGGTGGTGCGCGGCATCGACGCCGTGTCCACCCTGGCCGACTCCCTCAAGGAGGACATGGGCCACCTGGGCCGGCGCGCCGACGGCATCGGCCGCATCATCGGCGTCATTACCGACATCGCCGACCAGACGAACCTGCTGGCCCTAAACGCCGCCATCGAGGCCGCCCGGGCCGGCGACGCCGGGCGCGGCTTCGCCGTGGTGGCCGACGAGGTGCGAAAGCTGGCCGAAAAGACCATGACCGCCACCCGCGAGGTCGGCCAGGCCGTCACCGGCATCCAGGAAGAAACGCACAAGACCGTGGACAGCGTGGACCGGGCCGTTTCCGGCATCGCCCAGACCACGGCCACGGCCCGCCGTTCCGGCGCCGCCCTGGGCGAGATCGTCTCCCTGGTCGACGCCGTGGCCGGCCAGGTCCAGTCCATCGCCGCCGCCTCGGAGGAGCAGTCCGCCGCCGGCGAGGAGATCAACCGGGCCATCGACGGCATCAACCGCATCTCCTCGGACACGGCGCAGGCCATGGCCGCGTCCGTGACCGCCCTGGAACGCCTGCGCGGCCAGTCCGAGGTGCTTTCGGGCCTCATCGAGGCCATGCGCCGCCAGGGCGGCCAGGCCTTGCCGGACCTGGCGGCGATGGAGCCCGTGGCGCCCTAA
- a CDS encoding lysophospholipid acyltransferase family protein — MRMLRDALVWGYWHPFKHLVWALPGGAAHGLARALGRALGRVPNARLAGMAEAARLVPGVPDDPAVRLALARKALVEFCQTDLEVLLFPRLTPARTAALVTIEGRERLDAALGAGRGAMLAFGHYGANQMVMAAIGHAGYRMWQLSAPATALNEKLPEARGRLVRRTRELRWAHEQTLPVSHVNIFGGLKEAFACLRGGHVLGVAVDGGGGERRAAVPFLGRRAFFPLGPMLLAGKTGCAVLPCFMERAADGRLRLRIEEPLPPVAPDSDGATEATALVAERLSRAVVANPSHYLYFLAFRQLMARGGHEAFFAD, encoded by the coding sequence ATGCGAATGCTGCGCGACGCGCTGGTCTGGGGATACTGGCATCCGTTTAAGCATCTTGTCTGGGCGCTGCCGGGCGGGGCGGCCCATGGCCTGGCCCGGGCGCTGGGCCGGGCGCTGGGCCGGGTGCCCAACGCCAGGCTGGCCGGCATGGCCGAGGCGGCGCGCCTGGTGCCGGGCGTGCCGGACGATCCGGCGGTCCGGCTGGCCCTGGCCCGCAAGGCCCTGGTGGAATTTTGCCAGACCGACCTGGAGGTGCTGCTTTTTCCGCGCCTGACACCGGCCCGCACGGCCGCCCTGGTGACCATCGAAGGCCGGGAACGCCTGGACGCCGCCCTGGGGGCCGGGCGCGGCGCCATGCTGGCCTTTGGCCACTACGGGGCCAACCAGATGGTCATGGCGGCCATCGGCCACGCCGGCTACCGGATGTGGCAGCTTTCGGCCCCGGCCACGGCGCTCAACGAAAAACTGCCCGAGGCCCGGGGACGGCTGGTGCGGCGCACGCGCGAACTGCGCTGGGCCCACGAGCAGACCCTGCCCGTCAGCCACGTCAACATCTTCGGCGGCCTCAAGGAGGCCTTCGCCTGCCTGCGCGGCGGCCATGTCCTGGGCGTGGCCGTGGACGGCGGCGGCGGCGAGCGCCGGGCGGCGGTGCCTTTTTTGGGGCGTCGGGCCTTCTTTCCGCTTGGCCCCATGCTCCTGGCCGGCAAGACCGGTTGCGCGGTGCTGCCGTGCTTCATGGAGCGGGCGGCCGACGGCCGGCTGAGGCTTCGCATCGAGGAGCCGCTGCCGCCGGTCGCCCCGGATAGCGACGGGGCGACCGAGGCCACGGCGCTCGTGGCCGAGCGGCTTTCCCGGGCCGTTGTGGCCAACCCCAGCCATTACCTCTATTTCCTGGCCTTTCGGCAGCTGATGGCCCGGGGTGGCCACGAGGCCTTTTTCGCGGATTAG